A window of the Brassica napus cultivar Da-Ae chromosome C5, Da-Ae, whole genome shotgun sequence genome harbors these coding sequences:
- the LOC106416915 gene encoding WUSCHEL-related homeobox 11 — protein sequence MDQEQTPHSATGHSHSPSSSASGTTSTEQVRSRWSPKPEQILILESIFNSGMVNPPKEETVRIRKMLEKFGKVGDANVFYWFQNRRSRSRRRQRQLQAAAAAATTTTNTCDQTMMVSNNLPQHSGSDLGFGGCSTSNYLFASSSSYGVGCDNHSNNGMENLLTMSGEMGYHEANQHHYNYHSSNVESILCPSEQSSNYHYQQGSITVFINGVPTEVTSGGIDMKATFGEDLVLVNSSGVPLPTDQFGFLMLSLQHGEAYFLVPRPT from the exons ATGGACCAAGAACAAACACCACATAGCGCAACCGGCCATAGCCACTCACCTTCTTCCTCCGCTTCCGGTACCACCTCAACCGAACAAGTTCGGTCACGATGGTCACCTAAACCGGAACAAATACTCATACTTGAGTCGATCTTCAACAGTGGTATGGTTAACCCTCCAAAAGAAGAGACGGTAAGGATACGGAAGATGCTGGAGAAATTCGGCAAGGTGGGAGATGCAAATGTCTTCTACTGGTTTCAAAACCGGCGGTCAAGATCTCGCCGAAGGCAGCGGCAACTCCAGGCTGCAGCAGCAGCAGCGACCACAACCACCAATACTTGTGACCAGACCATGATGGTGAGCAACAACTTGCCACAGCATAGTGGAagtgatttggggtttggaggttGTAGCACTTCTAATTACTTATTTG ctagcTCTTCTTCTTATGGCGTTGGATGTGATAATCATAGCAATAATGGCATGGAGAATCTCTTAACAATGTCTGGTGAAATGGGTTACCATGAAGCTAATCAGCATCATTATAACTATCATAGCTCAAATGTCGAATCAATTTTGTGCCCATCTGAACAAAGCTCCAATTATCACTACCAACAag gGTCTATAACGGTGTTTATAAACGGAGTTCCAACAGAAGTGACCAGCGGAGGTATTGATATGAAAGCAACGTTTGGAGaagatttggttttggtgaatTCCTCAGGTGTTCCTCTTCCTACTGATCAGTTTGGGTTTTTGATGCTTAGCTTACAACATGGTGAAGCTTATTTCCtg